The segment ACCTTTGTATAGCAGTGGTATAATCCAGGCAAATATCAGTTGTGAGAATATATTTGCATTTTGTCGGGGATTAATCTTGCTGGGCAATATATCGTCGTACATAGTCTCCGGCTAGAAATGTTAATACATTATGTTAAACTCCAGATTTCAATCATATAATTcctcagaaattttcaaaagattctgacaaaatttttaataaagaaaaatcaaacaGACTGCAATTAATTTGCTTTAAAGAAAATCGAATAGATACAGATTTTTTATAACGAAAATTAGTCAGATTTTGAAAGGAATTCCATGAAGAAAATAAGTCCGATTCtgacaaatttctataaaggAAATcggagatatttaaaaatatttcttttttatcaaaaaaccaGACAGATTAGTGCAAATTTTTAAGGAAGTAAATCAGTCAGAATCTCAcatgttttctatatagaaatctatctatctatctatctatctatctatctatctatctatctatctatctatctatctatctatctatctatctatctatctatctatctatctatctatctatctatctatctatctatctatctatctatctatctatctatctatctatctatctatctatctatctatctatctatctatctatctatctatctatctatctatctatctatctatctatctatctatctatctatctatctatctttcacTTATTAACCTTGGAAACagtgtaatttattttgttttgatttactTTGTAAATTTTCAGTAACAATTGTTTTTCCTCAATTATTTACTAACTTACAGAGAGTTTTCTCATAAATTGTAACAAACAAATGTTGATCgagtaattataaaatttaagggGATATTTCAGATAAGAGTTAATCTATGGTTGGGGGAGAAatcaagaaaaatatacatatgatgACTATTACACTTATTTATCTTGTGGTTTGGAATTGCATTTATCATTATAATAAAAGTACACAAAAGGGTTTATAAACTCTTAAAAAATGGGTATATATAGTCCATTTTTGCACTACCAAGTAGTTGCACAGTGGATTGGTGAAGGCAATGAATTGGAAAATAATTACccaaattttagtattttatataaatatttaagaattttaacactttttattgttttttttttttttttttttaaatttagaaatgtttaaaaggttttatagaaatattgatatttttttcatatatttcttataaaggccttagtgttttatttaattaaattcaatttaatttacctCTAATTCTTTTTCTAATGCCGCCATCTAAGAGTATTTATATTTAGAGAGTACAAGCGCAAGATCTTTTACAATCGGTGGCGAAATGTTTACTATCACTTTGATCACTAAATCGTTGTTTATCTCTTAATCTTgtagtttttcaacaaaaactactcaataaataaatcaaattttaatttctaacgCCAACCGCACCACCAGACACTAGTAGaactattattataataaattttcttcttatactCTTTATcacaaaacatttatatatttttattttctcagaaattttgtttaattaaattaaataaaaaatttcgttttttggTCTCTTTTTaagattgaaatatttttaaattattcacaaTCACTTCGATCCTTTAAGATCTTTACTTGCTCAAAGAAAACGTTAGACTGAATAGAATACACTCTTCttatatagtaaaaaaaacatgaaagcCGGTAAATTCCCTTTTGTTACACTAATACATATCATACATTTTCAATTAGTAATGTCaactatttacaaacaaaatctgCACGTTATCTCATATTATAATTGATACAAATATCTGTAAAGAGTAAAAGTTAAGTATTAAGCAATTAGGCAAGTTTTAAATGTTTGGAAGAGAATTGCAtttaactaataaaaatttgataatttgttCTTATTTAAACACTAAATTAGCAGCATTGTTtatggttaattttttttttaactgaaagTCTGCTAGatgttctttattattttacttagttagttagtatttttagttattttagttagtattttatagaaaatgttcgaattttagactagactatagtctagcatagtttatagactagtttaaatGCTAGTTTgtggtatagtctataatctagttaatagtctagtttatagtcttggtatagtctagttctagtctatagtgtaatctatagtcaagtttatagtctagtctatagtgtaatctatagtctagtctacagttttgtctatagtctagtttatagtctagactataatctagtctagtatatagtcttgtctataatttagtctatagtctagtctagtctataatgtagtccatagtctagtctttggtctagtctatagtctagtctttagtctatagtttagtctatagtctggtctatagtctagtcaatggtctattctatagtctagtcaatagtctagtctacagtctcgtctatagcttagtctatagtctagtctatagtctagtctatagtttagtctatagtttagtctatagtttagtctatagtctagtctatagtctagtctacagtctcgtctataatctagtctacagtctcgtctacagtctagtccgttgtctagcctattgtctagtcaatagtcaatagtctagtctatagttcagtctatagtctagtctatagtctagtctatagtctagtctatagtctagtctacagtctcgtCTACAGTCNNNNNNNNNNNNNNNNNNNNNNNNNNNNNNNNNNNNNNNNNNNNNNNNNNNNNNNNNNNNNNNNNNNNNNNNNNNNNNNNNNNNNNNNNNNNNNNNNNNNgactagactatagactagactatagactagactatagactagactatagactagactatagactagactatagactagactgtagactagactgtagactagactataactagactatagactagattaaaaactagactaaaaactagactaaaaactagactaaaaactagactttaaactagactaaaaactagactttaaactaaacttgaaactagactaaagattatacTATATACAACTGTAGTGCAGTCTTTAAtcgagtatatagtctagtctttagtctgcaGTTACTGCCTAGAATGTAGTAAATGGTCTAGTCTAGaatgttgtctatagtctagtccatggtctGGTCGTATAAATTAACAATATATGCGTATGCAAACTTACGTATTCCTTCCAAACGTTTTAGATCCTGCGATGAACGCAAATACAATTTAATGATAACGAAATCCACAAGACCCACAACAACAACTGCCACCAAAAGTAAAGGATTTACAATACAGATCACTACCAATACACCCAACATCACCAATGCCAAATGTGTAAATTCCGACATAAAACGTGGTAAACTTTCATCAATGGCACCCATATCCTTAGAGAAACGATTTAAAATTCGGCCCGAGGGATTAGTATCAAAGAACCGCATGGTGGCCTTAAGTATACAACCAAACATGCGATCATGCAGAACCTTAGAGGCATGCATGCaggttttcaaaaacaaataacagcGAAAAATAATCATCTGTGGGTGAAAAATAATGGATTTTAGAAATAGAAAAGTTTAGAAAGTAAATAGTACTTACAAATATGGCCGCTACTATGAGAATGCTATAAATGATCAAACACAATTCTTCCGATATTAAAGCATCCTGGTTATGACTGTCcatgaaaacaatttttgtataaatattaacgAAATAATCGGCACCACTACAAACGGCTTGAGAAATGattaaaacaaatgttataaatatcagACCACAGACACTATTGCCAGCATGAAAATAGGCCCACCAAACACTGGCCTTAACACAGCCTTTACCCTGATCTTCGGATACTATTTGTTCTTTATCATTTGCCTGCTCCTTGTCCTTTAACTTGAAGAGGAAGTAaacatttagtattttattaataattaatcttataaaaaaaataccttgCCATTTAGTAAAGCATCCGATTCTTTAGGTTCCTCTTCTTCATGTTCCACCTTAGCTTCCCCATTTGCCATCTGTTTTtgcatttcattttcaattttcttgtCATCTCTTAAAACTTGTGACGCTATAATTTCATGCATGTCTGCAAAATTGCCACTTCTAATAATGCCCTCTTCTACCCAAACTATTAGATCAGCTTCCTCGGTTATATATTGTGTTTGATGGGTAACCAATATTCTAGTTTTGTCTTTTAATAGACCTCTTGGTCCTATCACCTGTTCATATAGATTACGTCCTACATTGGCATCTACAGCACTTAGGGGATCATCAAAAATATATGTTGAGGCTTGGTTATAGACAGCACGTGCCAAATTAATGCGTGCCTTTTGACCGCCTGACAATGCTGCTCCCCGCTCACCCACTAGGGTACTATCTCTATAGCGTAATTGTCCGAAATCTGTTAAAAGTGAACATTTTTCGACAACTTCCTTGTactgattttctttaaatggtGCAGTGaatagaatatttttcttaatggtTCCACTAAAAAGCCAAGGTTCTTGAGATGCATAGGAAATGTTATCTTCAACTTTAATAGATCCCTGATCGGCATTTAGTTCACCCAAAATTAGTTGTAATAAAGAGCTCTAAAGAGAAATTGGAAAAGACGATTTGCTTGATAAATCttatatagactacactatatactagactatagactacactatatactagactatagactagactatagactagactatagactagactagactatagactagactatagactagtctatagactagactatagactagactatagactagtctatagactagactatagactagactatagactagtctatagactagactatagactagactatagactagtctatagactatactatagactagactatagactagactatagactagactatagactagactatagactagactatagactagactatagactagactatagactagactatagactagactatagattagagtatagactagactatagactagactatagactagactatagactagactatagactagactatagactagactatagactagactatagactagactatagactagactatagactagactatagactagactatagactagactatagaccagactttaaactagactatagactagattatagattatattatagactagactatagactagactatagactagattatagactatactatagactagaatatagactagaccattcaAGGTCATACTATTGACcatattatagactacactatagacaaaaccatagactagactgtactgtagactagactaaactaaaaactagaaTTCAGAAGGTGTACAGTGATGGacattattgaaataaaatcaactaacgattctaaataaaatctaaCATGAAGATTTGGTTGTTACCAACATGAGTCTTTACTAATAATACCATTCCCCTTTTTAAAGTAGTGTATGGGAGGGGGTTACAAattgaaattaacaaaacaaacacacaacaaTCATAAATAATaccaatgaattaaaaaaagctgcgatagtttttattaatacgcaaaaagtacaaaaacagAACAAACAACACAATTAACAGCAAAACTATTATTggcttattaattatttattcttACACAAACGACAACTTGAAGCTTGAACTCCTTTCCTCATTTGTCATTAAAATCTAAAGAATACAGcagctgtatttttaatttaactcctcgttaaaaaaaaaactcccttcattttattttcctataaacaagtgcttaaaatttcataataatttcaaagaagatctttaaatttaaaaaagaaactgcAGTGGAACTCGTACTTGAGACTATTGCAGACAGTGTTGTCCaactataaattttttgaatgcaAAATACTAAACGAttgtacaataacaacaactacaaaataccataattattatattgtgtacatacttacatacctacctacatacatatgtatctctATATTTCTTGGGTGTTGtgttctttttgttattgtgaagCTTATTAAGTGgaatctttattttattaaatataattttttcttccgCCTGCAttctgaaaaaaaagaaaaactaaaagaaaaacaaagactGTGCATTTCCTGTGTCATTAAAACTTCTTTTTGTTAAGCTACTACTACCGctaacttttaaaaacaatttgaaattgcTATAAAAGTTCTATTCTACTGCTGCTGATTTTTATGTGATCATTTGCTTCGATTGATCTTCcatcaattatattttattacaattcatATACCAAACAgtgtgtttaaatataaaacaaaataatatgttgTTGTAAAAAGAATCTATTATAacataatagttttttatttttgtttccccTGCTGCTGCCACCTGCTGTAGTCATCTTACCATCCTTCTTCaacctaaaaaataaaacacaaatcaaCTTGTAATAATTGTCATCTTAAAACTAGcaaaaatgtaagttttttattttaaaaatgtattttctagattgtagttttttgtttttgtatttgttccTCAACCTGTTgccaaaaatctattaaaaacagACCCATAAATGTacccaaaaaattttttcagcatgatttgtttttttcctttaccttctttttttttggtttttattcatTGCATGTCATTAAATCTCTCAagttaattttttgcaatttttttttgttttttcatatagCAGGGTTGCCAAGtgtatattttatgtttgcTGATTGTTCTAATtattggatatttttttatttatgatattaacttaatatttgaacattttacgGAAATCTTACTTTCacactactatagactagactatagactagactatatactagactatagactagactatagactagactatagactagactatagactagactatagactagactatagacNNNNNNNNNNNNNNNNNNNNNNNNNNNNNNNNNNNNNNNNNNNNNNNNNNNNNNNNNNNNNNNNNNNNNNNNNNNNNNNNNNNNNNNNNNNNNNNNNNNNtagtctatagtctagtctatagtctagtctatagtctagtctatagtctagtctatagtctagtctatagtctagtctttagtctagtctatagtccagcctatagtccagtctatagtccagtctattgtctagtctatagtttactctaaaatctagtatatagtctagtctatagtcttgtttgtaGTCTCGTCGACAGTCTAGttgatagtctagtcttcagtctagtctatggtccagtttatagtctagtttatggtctactgtatggtctagtctaaagtctagtctatagtctagcctatagtctagtctatagtctaacctatagtttaatctatagtataatctatagtctgatatatagtttagtctagtctattgtctagtatgtAGTCAACCATAGTCATGTCccgtctagtctatggtcttgtccactttatagtttagtctagagtgtaaaatgtagtctatagtctagtccattctagtttagtttagtctagtctagtctagtttagtctattccaGTCTATTTAGTCTAGgatcttgtctatactctagtatataatcttatctagtttatagtctagtctttagtctagtctatattctagtctaaagttttttctatagtctagtctataacatagTCTAAAATAAGTTAGTACTTTGAACCTCTAAAGTACTATTTCAAAATTACAGTTTTCCATGCCTGGCATATAGATTACTTacctttattattgttgttgttgatgctgtTGTAGTTGTCTCCTTATTTTACAGCGGAAACACCAAAATTACATTTGTCTCACATTTTGCTTACATACAatgtctttttttaaacaattgttataatgtaataacaacaatatattaAGAATTTGCTTTTGTATAGCTCCTTTTACACTTTCACtcaacaaaactttatttcgTGTTGGGCTGCTTACTAAGAAACTACGAAAGCCTTTCAACTATTGCCTTAACAAATTTAGCAAATTGCTATTTCTttgattttctaaaacttttttcataaatatctttatataacgatatcaattaatatttatttttaatattttacaataaaaatactttattatttacaattaattaactttttagCTTAATTTATACAGTACCAATAATCTTAAACGTCCgaacactttaaaaatattaagaaaactaatgAAATGAAACAAAAGCATCCATCacttgttgcagttgttgttattgttattaaatatttgctcTTGGAATGGTGTGAGagctaaaaataataacaacaacaatgacaaatTCTATTGCCATTTGTTGCTTTAGTTATTTGTCTTCTTCCTCTTTAGTTGGTGAAAATTTCTAATGTGTTCGGTTGTTTAGCGTTAATACTGCTGTTTAAATTAATCTAAAGcgttaattaattgttaataattaaatatttttgttgaaaattgtttataaatgcgttattgaaaaaatttgtataaaaaagtgttaaaatattagtttattagttttaaaaaaagtgttttataatttgtcaaaaattcaaTGCAATTTTTTAGATCGAGCGCCGGTCGgtggttttcttttgtttgtctATTCGTTTTGTTAAATGATGAGTATAAGTTAGTCAAAGGGGGAAGTGGGAAGAGTGataggaaagaaaaaaaaaatgtttggaaaaaaggggaaaagaatgaaaaaaaaagttaaagaaaaagtgTTAGTGCAcgtgtacgtatgtatgtacgtaaatatatatattcatgcatcgatatacatatatttttcgaaatgttgtttttgtatgcaAGGAACAACaaagaacaacaaaagaaaaaggtgagtgatttaaaataactaatataagttgtttttgtttctttgttaagtttattttttcctatataaatttgagtcttgactacagaactttagtccagtctagtcatagtctagtttatagactagtctatagtttcgtctatagtctagtctaaagtctagtctattgtctagtctacagtttagtctatagtctagtctatggtctagtctacagtctagtctatagtctagtctacagtctagtctatagtctagtctacagtctagtctatactctagtctatagtctagtctatagtctagtctataatctagtctatagtctagtctatagtctagtctatagtctagtttatagtctagtctataatctagtctatagtctagtctatagtatagtctatagtctagtctatagtctagtctatagtctagtctatagtctagtctatagcctagtgaATAGTTTTGTGTacagtcaagtctgtagtctagtcggtagtctagtctgcagtctagtctatagtttagtgtatagtctagtgtatagcctagtctatagtctagtatattttctagtctataatctagtctatagtctagtctatagtctagtctatagtctagtctatagtctagtctatagtctagtctatagtctagtctatagtctagtctataNNNNNNNNNNNNNNNNNNNNNNNNNNNNNNNNNNNNNNNNNNNNNNNNNNNNNNNNNNNNNNNNNNNNNNNNNNNNNNNNNNNNNNNNNNNNNNNNNNNNtagactatagactagactatagactagactatagactagactatagactagactatagactagactatagactagactatagactatactatagactagactatagaagactatagaatagactgtaaactagactagttcgttggttggttagttagttagttagttagttagttagttagttagttagttagttagttagttagttagttagttagttagttagttagttagttagttagttagttagttagttagttagttatttagttagttagttaggtagttagttagttagtaagctagttagctagttaattagttagttatttagttaatacaGCTCCTGAAAGTCCATAACATCTGCCTTTTCACTTCAAACCCCTTTTTGGAGAATTAAAACATTCCTGCTGAAATTTAATATCACAAAAGTAAAACCCAACTGTCGGAAACGGATGTACATGTATGATTATTGTCCAACAATTGCTATTGAAcacaatatttattgttatttaaaagcgCAAAAAAGATTCTTTTACTGCTTTCTctctttataattaaatattgtggtatttattgttgatttaataatattttaactttgATCCGTTTTTAAATGCAAGCGAAATTATTACTTTTGTCcatacaacaacacaaaaacgAAGAGTAATAAtagcaattttaacaaaatatgttttatatattttaaataaaattttatttcgaagAATTGTCTCTCTGTTAAATACCTGCCaaagttgtttttattcataacggttttcatttaatttacttttttgttgttgttgcatatcAATGATATGACCAAAGGCCAATATAAttcgtatatatatttttatcattattttttcataaatactcatactgaaataaaatttttccgaAAGGTATTGAACTGTTtctgaaattaagaaaaacagaatttttgaaatgaaattccAAAAGATGTGAGAAAACGAGAATGTATTATAAAgagaaaaagtttgttttataataaaaacctttaaagacagaaatttaaaagaatgcatttcttaaaaaatatacatttcttaaaaaaaaacatatattcacatgtagaattaaaaaaatactccaAAAACCTTTCCAAATGGAATATTTTCCTTCTGAAATGAAAACATCATTTCACACCCATACTTCTCTGTTCGAAAcctacaaacacacacacacacacacatacatataaatgtcaCATTCAATCAGCAGCTGTTTTTGTTATTGCGGAACTGTTAgttctttttgaaaatattctgcaaaaaaaacaacaacatctcttacatattatatactgataagaatagaaaaaaacagcaaataaataaatatgaaaaattcagtgtaaaaataacaagaaaatctTCTAGTTAACAATATTTAAGCTGTAAGTTATATGTATACACATCTACAACCAAACAGACacacaaaaatatgttcatacaAATATGGTCATACAGACGTTACAAACATACATCTATTCGAGATATAggagaaaaacagaaaaattctttttataacgtTCATTTCAAAAATAAGTACAGTGGATCAAACTGGGAGCGTATCATTACTTCTATGGATACCATGATACAGTTAGGTAGGTCATAACGTTCAAACCTCAGCTATAGACAAgaacagactattctatagtccaaactatagactattataaagtccagactatagactattctatactccagactatagactattctatagtccagactattgactattctgtAGCCCAgacatagactattctatagcccagactatagactattctatagtccagactatagactattctatagtccagactataaacaattctatagtccagactatagactattctatagtccagactatagactattctNNNNNNNNNNNNNNNNNNNNNNNNNNNNNNNNNNNNNNNNNNNNNNNNNNNNNNNNNNNNNNNNN is part of the Lucilia cuprina isolate Lc7/37 chromosome 3, ASM2204524v1, whole genome shotgun sequence genome and harbors:
- the LOC111683821 gene encoding probable multidrug resistance-associated protein lethal(2)03659 is translated as MVSIESSLLQLILGELNADQGSIKVEDNISYASQEPWLFSGTIKKNILFTAPFKENQYKEVVEKCSLLTDFGQLRYRDSTLVGERGAALSGGQKARINLARAVYNQASTYIFDDPLSAVDANVGRNLYEQVIGPRGLLKDKTRILVTHQTQYITEEADLIVWVEEGIIRSGNFADMHEIIASQVLRDDKKIENEMQKQMANGEAKVEHEEEEPKESDALLNGKLKDKEQANDKEQIVSEDQGKGCVKASVWWAYFHAGNSVCGLIFITFVLIISQAVCSGADYFVNIYTKIVFMDSHNQDALISEELCLIIYSILIVAAIFMIIFRCYLFLKTCMHASKVLHDRMFGCILKATMRFFDTNPSGRILNRFSKDMGAIDESLPRFMSEFTHLALVMLGVLVVICIVNPLLLVAVVVVGLVDFVIIKLYLRSSQDLKRLEGIRRSPVFSHVSATLSGLSTIRSRKRQNNMIAEFDNLQDIHSAAYHLTLTSNTALGLWLDCANVSILLNTVTFSFILLNDYSTYSGNVGLAITQAMMLTGMVQYGLRQLGEAFQQMTSVERILEYTKLQQEKTSGEKPAEQWPNAGVIKFNEVNVRYHEDGQLVLKNLNFSIDSGWKIGIVGRTGAGKTSLISSLFRLSDCITGSIIIDGRDTSDIDLTLLRSSLSIIPQEPVLFKGTIRYNLDPFNKYEDNEMWEALRNVQLGRDLPLDFEVTEYGSNLSIGQRQLICLARALLGHNSILVMDEATANVDQNTDQQIQQTIQQNFAHCTVITVAHRLKTVMQSDRIMVLDNGELKEFGIPHILLQKSDGYLRQMVEATGEEANNLIELAKECYIK